One stretch of Acidobacteriota bacterium DNA includes these proteins:
- a CDS encoding thioredoxin family protein translates to MNKNLNEQEPAIVEKTSPGLHIYITSDCFGCEGVGQVKSEIAERFPFLVIEIVNLDDPNAVKPDNVFAVPTYVLNGEVISLGNLYLDQLSAIISKALSNNRYTERIL, encoded by the coding sequence ATGAATAAGAATTTAAATGAGCAGGAACCCGCTATCGTTGAAAAGACCTCACCTGGTTTACACATTTATATAACCTCCGATTGTTTCGGTTGTGAAGGAGTCGGTCAGGTTAAATCAGAAATAGCCGAACGTTTTCCATTCCTGGTCATCGAAATCGTCAACCTGGACGATCCAAACGCAGTAAAACCCGATAATGTTTTTGCCGTGCCGACCTATGTCCTGAATGGTGAAGTGATCAGTTTAGGAAATCTCTATTTAGACCAATTATCAGCCATCATATCGAAGGCATTATCGAATAATCGCTACACAGAGCGTATTCTATGA
- a CDS encoding cytochrome P460 family protein has translation MSKRAFQILTVVVFVFGVIGFGFSAVISKAMENQNTSTIAVDERATAQNPCNPCAKKKAQNPCNPCAKKKAQNPCNPCAKKAQNPCNPCAKKMASGEMYQPAMTYTKWKKVNGKPLLSQPHGGMLETTFLNQLAEAAVKQKASEFPVGAILVKETHMNQNGKRGEKGPLFAMEKTASGWLWITTDASGHLTGKGDSQMMKMCAECHAGAAMDAAFLRKK, from the coding sequence ATGAGTAAGAGAGCGTTTCAAATCCTGACCGTGGTGGTCTTTGTTTTCGGGGTAATCGGTTTTGGCTTTTCAGCGGTAATCAGCAAGGCAATGGAAAATCAAAATACCAGCACGATTGCTGTTGATGAACGAGCCACCGCACAGAACCCTTGCAACCCGTGTGCAAAGAAAAAAGCCCAGAACCCTTGTAATCCTTGTGCCAAGAAAAAGGCACAAAACCCGTGTAACCCTTGCGCCAAAAAAGCGCAGAATCCCTGCAACCCTTGCGCCAAGAAAATGGCATCGGGTGAGATGTATCAACCGGCGATGACTTATACCAAGTGGAAAAAAGTCAATGGCAAACCCTTACTCAGTCAACCGCACGGCGGGATGCTGGAAACCACTTTCTTAAATCAGCTGGCTGAAGCAGCCGTCAAACAGAAAGCTTCGGAGTTTCCGGTTGGTGCCATTCTTGTCAAAGAAACCCACATGAATCAAAACGGCAAGCGCGGTGAAAAAGGCCCGCTTTTTGCAATGGAAAAAACCGCCAGCGGGTGGTTGTGGATAACCACGGATGCGAGCGGGCACCTGACCGGCAAAGGCGACAGTCAAATGATGAAGATGTGTGCTGAGTGTCATGCCGGAGCAGCAATGGATGCGGCGTTCTTGAGGAAAAAATAA
- a CDS encoding formylglycine-generating enzyme family protein — MKDNQLLKKGILFVSLLMLVITAVLMVQGFRLTTSHSAGLPENGMLLMKGGKFTMGTPGDDSHAHKNHLVKTAQGNADVKDPAHGLGDDDERPSHQVILSPFYIDATEVTNAEFTRFVEATHHKTDAEKKGASWMFKKGMSDWQLVEGADWRHPLGPDSSIDDKMNHPVVHVSWNDASAYAKWAGKRLPTEAEWEYVARGGHVGEIYPWGNELKPGGKAIANFWQGVWPDNNLLEDNFYYTAPVASFAANDFGVYDIVGNAWEWTADWYGEDYYKRSPAKDPKGPSDGEMRVARGGSWFCSDNYCGAYRVGFRGKSPQDATFNNLGFRCAKDAR, encoded by the coding sequence ATGAAAGACAATCAACTTTTAAAGAAGGGCATACTGTTTGTTTCATTATTGATGTTAGTAATTACCGCCGTGCTGATGGTGCAAGGTTTCAGATTGACAACCAGCCATTCAGCCGGTTTACCGGAAAACGGCATGCTTTTGATGAAAGGCGGGAAATTCACTATGGGGACGCCAGGTGACGATTCACACGCCCATAAAAATCATCTCGTAAAAACCGCGCAAGGCAATGCCGATGTCAAAGACCCGGCACACGGCTTGGGCGATGATGACGAGCGCCCAAGCCATCAAGTCATCCTGAGTCCTTTTTATATCGACGCGACCGAAGTGACCAATGCGGAGTTTACCCGGTTTGTTGAAGCGACCCATCATAAAACCGATGCCGAAAAGAAAGGCGCTTCGTGGATGTTCAAAAAAGGCATGAGCGACTGGCAACTGGTTGAGGGCGCTGATTGGCGGCATCCCTTGGGACCCGATTCATCAATTGACGACAAAATGAATCATCCGGTGGTGCATGTTTCCTGGAACGACGCCTCGGCTTATGCGAAATGGGCGGGCAAGCGTTTACCAACGGAAGCCGAATGGGAGTATGTGGCGCGTGGCGGTCACGTTGGCGAGATTTATCCCTGGGGCAATGAGTTGAAACCCGGCGGCAAAGCCATCGCCAATTTCTGGCAAGGGGTGTGGCCCGATAATAACCTGCTCGAAGATAATTTTTATTACACTGCGCCGGTTGCCAGTTTTGCGGCAAATGACTTTGGGGTTTACGACATCGTCGGCAATGCATGGGAATGGACGGCGGATTGGTATGGCGAGGATTACTACAAACGCAGCCCCGCGAAAGACCCGAAAGGTCCCTCCGATGGGGAAATGCGAGTTGCCCGAGGTGGTTCGTGGTTTTGTTCAGATAATTATTGCGGCGCCTATCGGGTCGGGTTTCGCGGCAAAAGTCCGCAGGATGCCACTTTCAATAATCTTGGATTTCGCTGCGCCAAAGATGCGCGATGA
- a CDS encoding TlpA disulfide reductase family protein, with protein MSARLENKKIYSLLKGIASNGLGVAALVFIGIIAYNNFTGSCPLSALPSRTATGEAPDRNKEMNPSNQAAPAFAMKNLAGEEIRLADLQDKVVILNFWATWCGPCRSEIPAFIKLQEAYKERGVEVIGVSLDDEDAEYVGKVAAGFGINYQVLMGTREVAEAYGPIQAIPMTVIIDRAGNVYSRHLGVMSFNNLEEKIKAIL; from the coding sequence ATGAGCGCCAGGCTTGAGAATAAAAAAATCTATTCTTTGCTCAAAGGCATAGCTTCAAATGGGCTGGGGGTTGCCGCGCTGGTATTTATCGGAATAATCGCCTACAACAATTTCACTGGCAGTTGCCCGCTCTCTGCTTTGCCTTCAAGAACTGCAACCGGTGAAGCACCCGACAGGAATAAAGAGATGAACCCTTCCAACCAGGCGGCTCCGGCATTTGCGATGAAGAACCTTGCCGGAGAAGAAATCCGGCTTGCGGATTTGCAAGACAAGGTCGTGATTTTGAATTTCTGGGCGACCTGGTGCGGACCTTGTCGCTCCGAAATTCCTGCGTTTATCAAACTTCAAGAGGCTTACAAGGAACGTGGCGTCGAAGTCATCGGCGTATCTTTGGACGATGAAGACGCTGAATATGTGGGTAAGGTCGCTGCCGGTTTCGGCATTAACTATCAGGTGTTGATGGGAACCCGGGAAGTTGCCGAAGCTTACGGGCCGATTCAAGCGATTCCGATGACCGTCATTATTGACCGGGCGGGAAATGTGTATAGCCGTCACCTTGGGGTGATGTCATTCAATAATCTGGAAGAAAAAATCAAAGCGATTTTGTAA
- a CDS encoding Rieske 2Fe-2S domain-containing protein — MMKNVAEEKINKDEAALQEAMPVERRSFLGLIIGLITAGIGSTLAAIIGRYSVAPAFAAPDESNWVEVGLLEEIPEDVPIKRNVVISQTAGWGRFNSQQLVWVTKKADKVEVFSAVCPHLGCTINETKNGFACACHGSVWSSAGERKAGPAPRDMDVLEHKIEGDVLKVKYRYFKQGIEKKEELS; from the coding sequence ATGATGAAAAACGTAGCAGAAGAAAAAATAAATAAGGATGAAGCGGCGCTTCAGGAAGCAATGCCGGTAGAGAGACGTTCTTTTCTTGGACTGATAATCGGCTTGATTACAGCGGGCATCGGATCAACCCTTGCAGCAATCATCGGGCGTTATAGCGTGGCTCCGGCTTTTGCCGCGCCCGATGAATCGAACTGGGTGGAAGTCGGATTGTTGGAAGAGATTCCTGAGGATGTGCCAATCAAACGCAACGTTGTCATTTCGCAAACTGCCGGTTGGGGGCGGTTCAATTCCCAGCAACTCGTCTGGGTCACCAAAAAAGCTGACAAAGTAGAAGTCTTTTCGGCAGTGTGTCCGCATCTCGGCTGCACCATTAATGAAACCAAAAACGGGTTTGCCTGCGCCTGTCACGGCAGCGTGTGGAGCAGTGCAGGCGAGCGAAAAGCCGGACCTGCGCCAAGAGATATGGATGTGCTGGAACATAAAATTGAGGGCGATGTTCTCAAAGTCAAATACCGTTACTTCAAACAAGGCATAGAAAAAAAAGAAGAGCTGAGTTGA
- a CDS encoding cytochrome b N-terminal domain-containing protein yields the protein MRTSAPLTTKFINWLDERTQIKGLTRKTLDEPIRGGARWAYVFGSTLLFLFGLQIITGIFLAMYYVPSADHAHASVAYIQKAVPGGALVRGLHHYSAHAMIIVIVAHLAQTFLFGAYKAKRELLWVIGGVMLVVVLGFAFTGYLLPWDQDAYFGTKVGTSIAGEIPVVGSIQQRIMLGGSELTSLTLSRFFMTHVFLLPLALGLFAIIHFYLFRKAKPAGHFHQQDDHRVEFFYPRQLFKDAIFVFMIFAGLLTIAATIPAKLGPQADPTADFLARPPWYFLPLFQLLKYFPGKLALIPTVGLPMVLFGAIFLLPFFDKRAERHPLKRPLATAILALTIVSALGLIGLSKYEDRSNPEFRSQLKKQEADDVAFLNAPFQPQEIGRAISTTPPDVAVNPAVVGSRSLNIFLANCANCHGANADGGTLGPSLINLARRRKLTLDYLTDWIAGHGREPSPGSMPRYQQLSQDERQALADWILRIDKPLIENGTEKSVAQAEKPPAAYVASCAFCHGDSGEGSVGPALFGVSKKPNRSCDDLLKLLDNARAYGLNDPMPASFPELSAADKQALVEWLSKLNAK from the coding sequence ATGAGAACATCTGCACCTTTAACCACGAAATTCATTAATTGGCTTGACGAGCGAACCCAAATTAAAGGCCTAACACGCAAAACACTCGACGAGCCGATACGCGGCGGCGCTCGCTGGGCATACGTCTTTGGGAGCACGTTATTATTTCTGTTTGGGCTACAGATCATAACCGGAATCTTTCTGGCTATGTATTACGTGCCAAGCGCAGACCATGCGCATGCGAGCGTCGCCTATATTCAAAAAGCCGTGCCCGGCGGGGCGCTAGTCAGAGGGCTTCATCATTACAGCGCCCACGCCATGATCATCGTGATTGTCGCGCACCTCGCCCAGACTTTTCTCTTTGGCGCTTACAAAGCCAAACGCGAGTTGTTGTGGGTGATCGGCGGCGTAATGTTGGTGGTGGTGTTGGGCTTTGCCTTCACCGGCTATTTATTGCCCTGGGATCAGGACGCCTATTTCGGCACCAAAGTCGGGACTTCGATTGCCGGAGAAATTCCTGTCGTGGGCAGCATTCAACAGCGCATCATGCTGGGTGGCAGTGAACTGACATCACTAACCTTGTCACGCTTTTTCATGACCCATGTTTTTCTGCTGCCACTGGCATTGGGGCTATTCGCCATCATCCATTTTTATTTATTTAGAAAGGCAAAACCGGCGGGTCATTTTCATCAACAGGATGATCATCGCGTAGAGTTTTTCTACCCCAGACAACTGTTCAAAGATGCAATTTTCGTTTTCATGATTTTCGCTGGCTTGCTGACCATTGCGGCGACTATTCCGGCAAAGCTGGGGCCGCAAGCCGACCCGACTGCGGATTTTCTGGCGCGTCCACCCTGGTACTTTCTGCCGTTGTTTCAACTGCTGAAATATTTTCCCGGCAAGCTGGCGTTAATTCCAACCGTCGGACTTCCGATGGTTTTGTTTGGGGCGATTTTTCTGTTGCCATTTTTTGATAAACGCGCAGAACGCCATCCTCTGAAAAGACCGCTGGCGACCGCTATCCTGGCATTAACCATAGTCAGCGCGCTTGGTTTGATTGGGCTGTCAAAATATGAAGATCGGTCAAATCCCGAATTCCGCAGCCAGTTAAAAAAGCAGGAAGCCGATGATGTCGCCTTTCTTAACGCGCCATTTCAACCGCAGGAGATTGGGCGGGCGATTTCAACGACCCCGCCAGATGTAGCGGTAAATCCTGCTGTAGTCGGTTCAAGGTCTTTGAATATTTTTCTCGCCAACTGCGCCAACTGTCATGGAGCGAATGCCGACGGCGGGACGCTTGGCCCTTCGCTCATCAATCTGGCGCGCAGGCGAAAACTCACGCTCGACTATTTGACCGATTGGATTGCCGGACACGGACGCGAACCGTCGCCGGGTTCGATGCCGAGATACCAACAACTTTCCCAGGATGAGCGGCAGGCGTTAGCCGATTGGATTTTGCGAATTGATAAACCGTTGATCGAAAACGGAACCGAAAAATCCGTCGCGCAAGCCGAAAAACCGCCTGCCGCTTATGTTGCCAGTTGTGCCTTTTGTCACGGCGACAGCGGCGAGGGCAGCGTCGGCCCGGCATTATTCGGCGTCAGCAAAAAACCCAATCGAAGTTGCGATGATTTATTAAAACTATTGGATAACGCCCGCGCTTATGGCTTGAATGACCCGATGCCCGCGTCATTTCCTGAACTTTCGGCAGCCGATAAACAAGCTTTGGTGGAATGGCTGAGTAAGCTCAACGCCAAATAA
- a CDS encoding c-type cytochrome, with the protein MKRIKLSIITFAIALLFAVYLNPYTFAANFYLTTPGSLTVDATEIFNSKCATCHAKDGRGLPNWKAKGQADFSDAKWQQAHSDWQIADAIRNGKGKFMPAWKTKLTDNEILSLVARIRAFKKK; encoded by the coding sequence ATGAAAAGGATTAAATTATCAATTATTACATTCGCAATAGCACTCTTGTTTGCAGTCTATTTGAACCCATATACCTTCGCTGCCAATTTTTATCTAACAACGCCGGGTTCGCTGACCGTTGATGCGACGGAGATTTTCAATAGCAAGTGCGCGACCTGTCATGCAAAAGACGGACGCGGCTTGCCCAATTGGAAGGCGAAAGGACAAGCGGATTTTAGCGATGCCAAATGGCAACAGGCTCATAGCGACTGGCAAATTGCCGACGCCATCCGAAATGGTAAAGGGAAATTCATGCCTGCCTGGAAAACCAAACTCACTGATAATGAAATCCTTTCCCTGGTAGCCAGGATTCGCGCCTTTAAGAAGAAGTAA